One segment of Paenibacillus sp. FSL R7-0337 DNA contains the following:
- a CDS encoding GNAT family N-acetyltransferase has product MILGQNRAYQIRLMDEPAAREIVNWRYEPPYTLYNMLDAADAAEDIEELLDGSYFSVAAADGALIGFFCYGQNAQVGEGIESGLYLDGTALDIGLGIRPDLTGQGHGLAFLQAGMRFAEQTYDAKRFRLSVAAFNLRAVRLYEKAGFVLLHSFVHQHGESEMEFLLMETPDTAARL; this is encoded by the coding sequence GTGATCCTAGGACAGAACAGAGCTTATCAGATCCGGTTAATGGATGAGCCGGCGGCCAGAGAGATCGTCAACTGGAGATATGAGCCGCCATATACCCTGTACAACATGCTGGATGCGGCTGATGCCGCAGAGGATATCGAGGAGCTGCTGGATGGCTCTTATTTCAGCGTAGCTGCTGCGGACGGAGCGTTGATCGGGTTCTTCTGTTACGGGCAGAACGCGCAGGTGGGGGAAGGGATAGAGAGCGGACTCTACCTCGATGGAACGGCCCTCGATATCGGCTTGGGGATAAGACCGGATCTGACGGGGCAGGGCCATGGACTGGCTTTCCTGCAGGCGGGGATGAGGTTTGCTGAGCAGACGTATGACGCGAAGCGATTCAGATTGTCGGTGGCAGCTTTTAACCTGAGGGCAGTCCGCTTGTATGAGAAGGCAGGCTTCGTCCTTTTACATAGCTTCGTGCATCAGCACGGGGAGAGCGAAATGGAGTTCCTGCTGATGGAGACACCGGACACGGCTGCCCGCCTATAG
- a CDS encoding phosphotransferase yields MSDTAARIREEILDSMTEHFGMHVTEAVQIDQGFLNLKWRLESDQGRLFVKQYSKIRYPEALTRGLEISLSHQDHLYLEGLPVPKLFSHAGNYVLRTPSQERYVLMTLCDGHNIAPGSATERQMYALGRVVGQMHKLLNTQPASLQLYWEVRSQASMVRNWEARYLQATARQSEDTISALELQRKIIDRMDTGIFADCERGWGHRDLFVDNILFSTDQVAAILDFDRLHFVYPEYDVARPILSCALSEGGIRLDRVRAFVTGYREYTPLPASTLIRSLKLTWWKEAEWIAVPGQDEFPPLVRFRQENQWVAANWDRLNDMFAGI; encoded by the coding sequence ATGTCAGATACAGCCGCAAGAATCCGGGAGGAGATCCTGGACTCCATGACAGAACATTTCGGAATGCATGTCACTGAAGCGGTCCAGATTGATCAGGGCTTCCTGAATCTGAAGTGGAGGCTGGAGAGTGATCAGGGCCGTCTGTTCGTGAAGCAATACAGCAAGATCCGTTACCCTGAAGCGCTTACCCGCGGACTGGAGATCTCCTTAAGCCATCAGGACCATCTATACCTGGAAGGCCTTCCTGTTCCGAAATTATTTTCACACGCGGGGAATTATGTCTTGAGAACGCCTTCACAGGAACGGTATGTGCTGATGACCCTGTGTGACGGGCACAATATTGCCCCCGGCTCGGCCACAGAGCGGCAGATGTATGCGCTGGGCAGAGTAGTCGGTCAGATGCACAAGCTGCTTAATACGCAGCCTGCTTCGTTGCAGCTGTACTGGGAGGTCCGCAGCCAAGCCTCTATGGTGAGAAACTGGGAGGCACGCTATCTTCAGGCAACCGCCCGGCAGAGCGAGGATACGATATCGGCGCTTGAGCTGCAGCGGAAGATCATCGACCGGATGGACACCGGCATTTTCGCGGATTGCGAACGGGGCTGGGGGCACCGGGATCTGTTCGTAGATAATATACTGTTCAGCACAGATCAGGTGGCGGCGATCCTGGATTTCGACAGGCTGCATTTCGTCTACCCCGAGTACGATGTAGCCCGGCCGATCCTATCCTGTGCGTTGTCTGAGGGAGGGATCAGGTTGGATCGGGTAAGAGCCTTTGTGACGGGCTACCGTGAATATACCCCCTTACCTGCAAGTACACTCATCCGGTCGCTGAAATTAACCTGGTGGAAGGAAGCCGAATGGATTGCGGTACCCGGGCAGGATGAATTCCCGCCGCTCGTCCGCTTCCGTCAGGAGAATCAGTGGGTCGCGGCTAACTGGGACCGCTTGAATGATATGTTCGCCGGGATCTGA
- a CDS encoding glycosyltransferase family 2 protein yields MIEISLCMIVRNEEKSLPRCLASVEGLVDEIVLVDTGSADRTKEIAGAFGAAIYDFTWIEDFSAARNYAFSKATRDYIFWLDADDYLREEDQALFRELKSSLPEHVDSVNMQYNLAFDGEGRVTTSLRRNRLVRRACGFRWIGPVHEYLEVYGPSLASAVCVTHEKDKAYTDRNLRIYRKREAEGESFSARDQYYYANELRDHGIHREACRYYELFLSGGQGWIEDNIQACLRLAECLEALGDKEAAFTAVTRTLQYDAPRAEGCCRLGTWHLEKGQLHPAIYWFELALQLPGQAESMAMKNEAFFTWIPNLQLALCYDRLGQHERANRYNETALLHSPSHPSMLYNRNYFQKLLGDKYVSLQQL; encoded by the coding sequence ATGATTGAGATCAGTTTATGCATGATTGTCCGCAATGAGGAGAAGAGCCTGCCCCGCTGCCTGGCTTCTGTGGAAGGGCTGGTCGATGAGATCGTCCTTGTCGATACGGGATCGGCAGACCGCACCAAGGAGATTGCCGGTGCCTTCGGAGCTGCAATTTACGATTTTACCTGGATCGAGGATTTCTCCGCTGCCCGTAATTACGCCTTCAGCAAGGCGACCCGGGATTATATCTTCTGGCTGGATGCGGACGACTATCTGAGAGAAGAGGATCAGGCGCTGTTCAGGGAGCTGAAGTCTTCGCTGCCGGAACACGTGGACAGTGTGAATATGCAGTATAATCTCGCTTTTGACGGGGAGGGGAGGGTGACGACCTCCTTGCGGCGCAACCGGCTGGTCCGCCGGGCGTGCGGGTTCCGCTGGATCGGTCCGGTGCATGAATATCTGGAGGTCTACGGCCCGTCGCTGGCAAGTGCCGTCTGTGTTACCCATGAGAAGGATAAAGCGTACACAGACCGTAATCTGCGGATCTACCGCAAAAGGGAAGCGGAAGGGGAGAGCTTCTCTGCACGCGATCAATATTATTACGCCAATGAGCTGCGTGACCACGGAATTCACAGGGAGGCCTGCCGGTATTACGAGCTGTTCCTCAGCGGCGGGCAGGGCTGGATTGAAGACAATATTCAGGCCTGCCTGCGGCTGGCCGAATGCCTGGAAGCGCTGGGGGACAAGGAAGCGGCCTTCACTGCGGTCACCCGTACGCTGCAATATGATGCCCCGCGTGCCGAGGGCTGCTGCCGGCTGGGGACCTGGCATCTGGAGAAGGGCCAGCTTCACCCGGCAATCTACTGGTTTGAGCTTGCGCTTCAGCTGCCCGGACAGGCGGAATCCATGGCGATGAAGAATGAAGCCTTCTTCACCTGGATTCCGAATCTGCAGCTTGCGCTCTGCTATGACCGGCTGGGGCAGCATGAACGTGCCAACCGGTATAATGAGACTGCGCTGCTTCATTCCCCCAGCCATCCCAGCATGCTGTATAACCGGAATTACTTCCAGAAGCTTCTGGGCGACAAGTATGTCTCCTTGCAGCAGCTCTGA
- a CDS encoding AraC family transcriptional regulator has product MDSTMIFCEMEDMLLLPLYATTIGYWEHQVEMIRPAGFPDYQLHQVLGGKGEVNIRGKTYTAEAGDLFCLYPDVPHSYTPLSREWELAFISFNGREAAQMLLYAGIRESGVGRLRAEPILAPLEEMLTLSSASGLQDNLERSKLLYALLLDLKRSLLPASNEDNELARMKPVLQYIELHLHRPLLLKELAEVASVSPQYLCRLFQRTVRERPVAYINKQRVNRSKQLMFSSRGQRIYEIAQRAGFENVSYFCAVFKRITGMQPEEWRGLHGLD; this is encoded by the coding sequence ATGGATAGCACGATGATCTTTTGCGAGATGGAAGATATGCTTCTGCTGCCGCTGTATGCCACGACCATCGGGTATTGGGAGCATCAGGTGGAGATGATCCGGCCTGCGGGCTTTCCAGATTATCAGCTGCACCAGGTTCTAGGCGGCAAGGGTGAAGTGAATATCAGGGGCAAGACCTATACGGCGGAGGCTGGTGATCTATTCTGCCTCTACCCGGATGTTCCTCATTCCTATACTCCGCTTAGCCGGGAATGGGAGCTGGCCTTCATCTCCTTCAACGGGAGGGAAGCGGCCCAGATGCTGCTCTACGCCGGAATCCGCGAGTCCGGGGTCGGGCGTCTGCGGGCTGAGCCCATTCTTGCACCGCTGGAAGAGATGCTGACCCTCTCCTCCGCAAGCGGGCTGCAGGACAATCTGGAGCGTTCCAAGCTGCTGTATGCTCTGCTGCTGGATCTGAAGCGCAGCCTGCTTCCGGCCTCGAATGAGGACAACGAGCTTGCACGCATGAAGCCGGTGCTGCAATATATCGAGCTTCACCTGCACCGCCCGCTGCTGCTGAAGGAGCTGGCCGAGGTGGCGTCTGTCTCGCCGCAGTATCTGTGCCGGCTGTTCCAGCGGACCGTCCGTGAACGGCCGGTGGCCTACATTAACAAGCAGCGCGTCAACCGGAGCAAGCAGCTGATGTTCAGCAGCCGGGGGCAGCGGATCTATGAAATCGCCCAGCGGGCAGGCTTCGAGAATGTCAGCTATTTCTGCGCTGTCTTCAAACGCATTACCGGCATGCAGCCGGAAGAGTGGAGAGGACTGCACGGATTGGACTAG
- a CDS encoding RNA polymerase sigma factor, with translation MQQPMTRPGHPVMKSYEQYADMLYRIALVHLGSRQDAEEATQDTFIKLMEKAPLFKDDEHQKAWLIRVITNHCKNLLGRGWRKREVKLEGVEPVTADNPEELAVLQLVLALPVKYKAVIHLYYYEDYPVQEISRILQISESAVKMRLQRGRQLLRLELEGAEAE, from the coding sequence ATGCAGCAACCCATGACCCGGCCGGGCCATCCTGTGATGAAGAGCTACGAACAATATGCAGATATGCTGTACCGGATTGCCCTGGTTCATCTGGGCAGCCGCCAGGATGCCGAAGAGGCTACGCAGGACACCTTCATCAAGCTGATGGAGAAGGCTCCCTTATTCAAGGATGACGAGCACCAGAAGGCCTGGCTGATCCGGGTCATCACCAATCATTGCAAGAATCTGCTGGGCAGAGGCTGGCGCAAGCGCGAGGTCAAGCTCGAAGGGGTGGAGCCGGTTACGGCCGATAACCCCGAGGAGCTGGCGGTCTTGCAGCTTGTGCTGGCCCTGCCGGTGAAGTATAAGGCTGTGATTCATCTGTACTATTACGAGGATTATCCCGTCCAGGAGATCAGCAGAATTCTGCAGATCAGCGAGTCTGCCGTGAAGATGAGACTTCAGCGCGGCCGTCAGCTGTTAAGACTGGAACTGGAAGGAGCAGAAGCGGAATGA
- a CDS encoding glycoside hydrolase family 2 TIM barrel-domain containing protein, which yields MRNKLSYQQPANGYPEWNNNPEIFQLNRIDAHASMMSFPAAADALQGDKVSSSRYQTLNGTWKFAFAETPDARIKDFYKTGYDAASWADIAVPSHWQFQGYDYPQYTNVRYPWEVSEPDLKPPFAPTVYNPVGSYIRSFSVPQDWDGQPVFLSFQGVESAFYVWVNGELAGYCEDTFTPSEFDITAYLLPGENKLAVEVYRWCDASWLEDQDFWRLSGIFRDVYLYTAPPVRVADFFVRTELDKSFTDAELQVDLTLENYYNRVTSAHSVEVQLYDSKQQPVWAAPVSAGFAFEQEGTQLLKLSAAVKNPLKWSAEKPNLYTLLISVKDDQGQLLEALSCKTGFRTFEIQDGLMKINGKRIVFKGTNRHEFSCDTGRALSKEDMITDIKLMKLHNINAVRTSHYPNQSVWYELCDEYGLYVIDETNLETHGSWQYGQKELHEGNVPGSRPEWRANVIDRCNSMMQRDKNHTSVIIWSLGNESFGGDNFLAMYDHLKHADPTRPVHYEGTYHYRPSDAASDIESTMYIKPDEVVEYALSNPKKPYILCEYSHAMGNSCGGLHLYTELFDKYDSIQGGFIWDWVDQAIRTTTPEGVSYLAYGGDFGEKPHDGNFSGNGLLFADRSVTPKLYEVKKCYQNITITALDLKSGSFEARNHFLFTDLADYQLRWTLALNGVTAQEGQLPLSAAPGEAASFTVPLDSALLESDKEAVLTVSFVQEGATAWSEAAHEIAWEQFVLTPYIPSRNPEVSGGTLQVKEQDGFLTFGGSGFTLAFETATGALVSLKSSGKELLLAPARPNFWRAVTDNDLGNKHPERCAVWKEASYERQLARFSCRVEGGLGFVTADYLLGTQPQSTLRVHYEIRTNGSVEIIQELNPGSSTLPEIPEFGMVFELDSSLDTVSWYGRGPHENYWDRKAGAPLGLYSGKVSEQFTDYLRPQECGNKTDVRYASVTAGREGHGLSVEGAVPLEVNALPWSPAELEASDHGYKLPASDKTVLRVNYKQMGVGGDDSWGAPTHEQFTLLAGRPYTFKFKLTLV from the coding sequence TTGCGCAACAAACTCTCATATCAGCAGCCTGCCAACGGATATCCCGAATGGAACAATAATCCTGAGATTTTTCAATTGAACCGTATAGACGCCCATGCCTCCATGATGTCCTTCCCGGCAGCGGCCGACGCCCTGCAAGGGGATAAAGTCTCCTCATCCCGTTACCAGACGCTGAACGGTACGTGGAAATTCGCTTTTGCCGAGACACCGGATGCACGGATCAAGGACTTCTATAAGACCGGATACGACGCTGCCAGCTGGGCAGATATCGCCGTTCCTTCCCACTGGCAGTTCCAGGGATATGATTATCCCCAATACACCAATGTACGCTACCCTTGGGAAGTGTCCGAGCCGGATCTGAAGCCTCCTTTCGCTCCGACGGTATACAATCCGGTAGGCTCCTATATCCGTTCCTTCAGCGTTCCGCAGGATTGGGACGGACAACCTGTATTCCTCAGCTTCCAGGGTGTGGAATCGGCCTTCTATGTATGGGTGAACGGAGAACTCGCCGGATACTGTGAGGATACCTTCACACCGTCAGAATTCGATATCACTGCCTACCTGCTTCCCGGCGAGAACAAGCTGGCCGTCGAAGTCTACCGCTGGTGTGATGCGAGCTGGCTGGAAGATCAGGACTTCTGGCGTCTGAGCGGAATTTTCCGCGATGTCTATCTTTACACTGCGCCTCCAGTACGGGTAGCCGACTTCTTCGTCCGCACCGAGCTGGACAAGAGCTTCACCGATGCGGAGCTGCAAGTCGACCTTACCCTGGAGAACTATTATAACCGGGTCACTTCCGCACACTCCGTAGAAGTACAGCTCTACGACAGCAAGCAGCAGCCGGTATGGGCAGCGCCCGTATCAGCCGGATTTGCTTTTGAACAAGAGGGAACTCAGCTGCTTAAGCTGTCTGCAGCCGTGAAGAACCCGCTGAAATGGAGCGCAGAGAAGCCTAACCTCTACACCCTGCTGATTTCGGTGAAGGACGATCAGGGACAGCTGCTGGAAGCGCTCAGCTGCAAGACGGGCTTCCGGACCTTCGAGATCCAGGACGGCCTGATGAAGATCAACGGCAAACGGATCGTATTCAAGGGAACGAACCGCCATGAATTCTCCTGCGATACCGGCCGTGCGCTCTCCAAGGAAGATATGATCACCGACATCAAGCTGATGAAGCTGCATAATATCAATGCCGTGCGTACCTCCCACTATCCGAATCAATCGGTATGGTACGAGCTGTGCGACGAATACGGTCTATATGTGATCGACGAGACGAACCTGGAGACTCATGGCTCCTGGCAATACGGGCAGAAAGAACTGCATGAGGGCAACGTTCCCGGCAGCCGCCCGGAATGGCGCGCGAACGTCATTGACCGCTGTAACTCCATGATGCAGCGCGACAAGAACCACACGTCAGTCATCATCTGGTCGCTTGGCAACGAATCCTTCGGCGGCGATAACTTCCTGGCCATGTATGACCACTTGAAGCATGCAGACCCGACCCGTCCGGTGCATTACGAAGGTACTTATCATTACAGACCTTCGGACGCGGCCAGCGATATTGAATCAACGATGTACATCAAGCCGGATGAAGTCGTGGAGTACGCACTCAGCAATCCGAAGAAGCCGTACATTCTGTGCGAATACAGCCATGCCATGGGCAACTCCTGCGGCGGCCTGCATCTGTACACCGAGCTGTTCGACAAATATGACAGCATCCAGGGCGGATTCATCTGGGACTGGGTGGATCAGGCCATCCGCACAACCACTCCTGAAGGTGTGTCTTATCTGGCTTACGGCGGAGATTTCGGGGAAAAGCCGCATGACGGCAACTTCAGCGGCAACGGCCTGCTGTTCGCGGACCGCAGCGTGACGCCTAAGCTCTACGAGGTGAAGAAATGCTATCAGAATATCACCATCACTGCCCTTGATCTGAAGAGCGGAAGCTTCGAGGCCCGCAACCACTTCCTGTTCACGGATCTGGCAGACTATCAGCTGAGATGGACGCTGGCTCTGAACGGCGTGACGGCCCAGGAAGGACAATTGCCGCTCTCCGCAGCGCCTGGCGAAGCAGCCAGCTTCACGGTTCCGCTGGATTCAGCGCTGCTTGAATCCGATAAGGAAGCTGTGCTTACGGTGTCATTCGTTCAAGAGGGCGCAACCGCCTGGTCTGAGGCCGCACATGAAATTGCCTGGGAACAGTTCGTGCTAACTCCGTATATTCCGTCCCGTAACCCGGAAGTTTCGGGCGGCACCCTGCAAGTGAAGGAACAGGATGGCTTCCTGACCTTTGGCGGCAGCGGATTCACGCTTGCCTTCGAGACAGCAACCGGCGCGCTTGTCTCGCTGAAGTCCTCCGGGAAGGAGCTTCTGCTCGCACCGGCCAGACCTAACTTCTGGAGAGCAGTAACGGACAATGATCTGGGCAACAAGCATCCCGAGCGCTGTGCGGTCTGGAAGGAAGCGTCCTACGAGCGTCAGCTGGCCCGGTTCAGCTGCCGTGTGGAAGGGGGCCTCGGCTTCGTGACCGCCGACTATCTGCTGGGTACGCAGCCGCAGTCTACCCTGCGTGTTCATTACGAGATACGTACGAATGGTTCGGTCGAGATCATACAAGAGCTTAACCCGGGCAGCAGCACCCTGCCGGAGATCCCGGAATTCGGTATGGTCTTCGAGCTGGACAGCAGCCTGGACACGGTCTCCTGGTATGGCCGCGGGCCGCATGAGAACTATTGGGACCGTAAGGCTGGAGCTCCGCTGGGACTCTACTCAGGCAAGGTCAGTGAGCAGTTCACGGATTACCTCCGCCCTCAGGAATGCGGCAACAAGACGGATGTCCGGTATGCTTCTGTCACCGCTGGTCGTGAAGGACACGGATTGTCTGTAGAAGGCGCAGTGCCGCTCGAAGTCAATGCACTACCTTGGTCTCCGGCCGAGCTTGAAGCCAGCGACCACGGCTACAAGCTGCCAGCCTCTGACAAGACCGTGCTGCGTGTCAATTACAAGCAAATGGGCGTCGGCGGCGACGACAGCTGGGGTGCACCAACCCATGAGCAGTTCACGCTGCTTGCGGGCCGTCCGTATACCTTCAAGTTCAAGCTGACACTTGTGTAA
- a CDS encoding SGNH/GDSL hydrolase family protein — translation MNRNEEQQEPMGSQFKYMVSGDSISKGVVYDETRSKYVILEDNYVSMLQGKLKGAMRNTARFGNTLMKGFGNLKRDVLKEKPDVVLIEYGGNDCDYHWGEIASNPEAEHSPKTDFPAFERMLVDMIHFLKNQGITPILMSLPPLNADNYFKWVSGNNPDSEVNIMKFLGSVTKIYWWQERYNSAIIKVAESTKTKIIDVRGAFLQQPDYTKFICRDGIHPNRDGHRIIYDKVLEFIRTSEPQLLLEPAAMPGHP, via the coding sequence ATGAACAGGAATGAGGAGCAGCAAGAGCCCATGGGGTCTCAGTTCAAATATATGGTCAGCGGCGATTCTATCTCCAAAGGCGTTGTGTATGACGAGACCAGAAGCAAGTATGTCATTCTGGAGGATAATTATGTATCTATGCTTCAGGGCAAGCTCAAGGGAGCTATGCGCAATACTGCCAGATTCGGCAATACGCTGATGAAGGGCTTCGGCAATCTGAAGCGGGATGTACTGAAGGAGAAGCCGGATGTGGTGCTGATTGAATACGGCGGCAATGACTGTGACTACCACTGGGGAGAGATTGCAAGCAACCCTGAGGCAGAGCATAGTCCTAAGACAGATTTTCCGGCCTTCGAGCGGATGCTGGTTGATATGATTCATTTCTTGAAGAACCAGGGCATCACGCCTATCCTGATGAGTCTGCCTCCGCTGAATGCGGACAACTACTTCAAGTGGGTCAGCGGCAACAATCCCGATTCCGAAGTGAACATTATGAAATTCCTCGGCAGCGTCACCAAGATCTACTGGTGGCAGGAGCGTTACAACTCCGCTATCATCAAGGTCGCTGAGAGCACCAAGACCAAGATTATCGATGTCCGTGGCGCCTTCCTGCAGCAGCCGGATTACACCAAGTTCATCTGCCGGGATGGCATCCACCCTAACCGGGACGGCCACCGGATTATCTACGACAAGGTGCTGGAATTCATCCGCACGAGTGAACCTCAGCTCCTGCTGGAGCCGGCGGCAATGCCTGGACATCCTTAG
- the thiD gene encoding bifunctional hydroxymethylpyrimidine kinase/phosphomethylpyrimidine kinase gives MSKIIKTLTIAGSDSSGGAGIQADLKTFEEYGTYGLSALTTIVTMDPDRGWHHNVYPVDAAIVAEQLKTIFAGGPVDAMKTGMLGSVEIVKVAEQALKSNKQTNVVIDPVMVCKGEDEVLNPESADAIRDLLLPLATVATPNLFEAGVLSGLGKLTTLDQMKEAARLIHQLGTQNVVVKGGKALGGDKAIDIFFDGSEYLVLETAKIEPAHNHGAGCTFAAAITGGLANGLSVKDAVVKAKDFVSAAIRNGYAFNEYVGPVFHGGYRLEQ, from the coding sequence TTGTCAAAAATCATTAAGACATTAACCATTGCCGGCAGTGACTCCAGCGGAGGCGCAGGCATTCAGGCAGACCTCAAAACCTTTGAGGAATACGGCACTTACGGCCTTAGTGCCCTGACTACGATTGTAACGATGGACCCTGACCGGGGCTGGCATCATAATGTATACCCTGTCGATGCTGCCATCGTTGCCGAACAGCTCAAGACGATCTTCGCCGGCGGTCCTGTGGATGCCATGAAGACCGGGATGCTCGGCAGTGTGGAGATTGTTAAGGTTGCTGAACAGGCCCTGAAGAGCAACAAGCAGACCAATGTCGTGATCGATCCGGTTATGGTATGCAAAGGCGAGGACGAAGTACTGAACCCGGAGAGTGCGGATGCCATCCGCGATCTGCTGCTGCCGCTGGCTACGGTGGCTACTCCGAATTTGTTCGAAGCCGGAGTGCTCTCCGGTCTCGGCAAGCTGACTACGCTTGATCAGATGAAGGAAGCTGCCCGCCTGATCCATCAGCTGGGCACCCAGAATGTTGTCGTTAAGGGCGGCAAGGCGCTGGGCGGCGACAAGGCGATTGATATCTTCTTCGACGGCAGCGAATACCTGGTCCTTGAGACTGCGAAGATCGAGCCTGCCCATAACCATGGCGCCGGCTGCACCTTCGCCGCAGCGATTACCGGCGGACTGGCTAACGGCTTGTCGGTGAAGGATGCTGTGGTGAAGGCGAAGGATTTCGTATCCGCCGCCATCCGTAACGGATATGCGTTCAATGAATATGTCGGTCCTGTATTCCACGGGGGCTACCGTCTGGAGCAGTAA
- a CDS encoding MerR family transcriptional regulator, giving the protein MNTYTAKQVAEVLQREDPQMNLRTVRYYTQIGMLPPLALAGNKRVYTDNHLHYLRAILVLSKSGETLASAQEKLAGLPLDDVIKLGDNLRLYQSDQMLHSELHVISEEVILSVSPRISPSLKEKMIAAVTRLLQEEEQE; this is encoded by the coding sequence ATGAATACCTACACTGCGAAGCAAGTGGCTGAGGTGCTGCAACGTGAAGATCCGCAGATGAATCTGCGGACGGTCAGGTACTATACGCAGATCGGGATGCTGCCGCCGCTTGCGCTGGCCGGGAATAAAAGGGTGTACACCGACAATCATCTGCACTATCTGCGAGCCATTCTTGTATTATCCAAGAGCGGGGAGACACTGGCTTCGGCACAGGAGAAATTGGCGGGGCTGCCACTGGATGATGTGATCAAGCTCGGGGATAATCTGCGGCTGTACCAGTCGGATCAGATGCTCCACAGTGAGCTGCATGTCATCAGTGAAGAAGTAATTCTCTCGGTAAGTCCAAGGATCTCACCATCATTGAAAGAGAAGATGATCGCAGCCGTTACCCGGTTGCTTCAAGAGGAGGAACAGGAATGA
- a CDS encoding CD3324 family protein, translating into MNYENAGELLPEKLLKEVKKYAAGKLLYIPQDDEKKAWGEASGYRQVLVRRNQLIYNKYLHGTPIAELSKEYYLSQETIKRIVYSKKDTNKLDYDPTAPSAAAYAEAGMLEEWVHTYVLFGRRNKNFSEGLALMNRTYEGPLWIPLSLLDRTSGPESGMKWRVDREDFEQTVMHWTKQIQAGEATPPLIAKVAQGRMELNCGNPLLEALHRAGVSEYPVIVWMTELAGDEQYLKQYAMYTPY; encoded by the coding sequence ATGAACTACGAGAATGCCGGGGAGCTTTTACCGGAGAAGCTGCTTAAGGAAGTGAAGAAATATGCGGCGGGCAAGCTGCTGTATATTCCGCAGGACGATGAGAAGAAGGCGTGGGGTGAGGCTTCGGGCTACCGCCAGGTTCTCGTCAGACGCAACCAGCTGATCTACAATAAGTATCTTCACGGAACCCCAATCGCTGAGCTGTCGAAGGAATACTATCTGTCCCAGGAGACCATTAAACGTATTGTATACTCCAAAAAGGACACCAACAAACTGGATTACGATCCCACAGCACCATCCGCCGCGGCATACGCAGAAGCAGGGATGCTGGAGGAGTGGGTGCATACCTATGTGCTGTTCGGCCGCCGCAACAAGAATTTCTCGGAAGGCCTTGCACTGATGAACAGAACGTATGAGGGTCCGCTGTGGATCCCGCTCTCCTTGCTGGACAGAACGAGCGGACCGGAGAGCGGGATGAAGTGGAGGGTGGACCGGGAGGATTTTGAGCAAACGGTGATGCACTGGACCAAACAGATTCAAGCGGGTGAAGCCACTCCGCCCCTCATCGCGAAGGTTGCGCAAGGGAGAATGGAACTGAACTGCGGTAATCCGTTACTGGAAGCGCTCCATCGTGCTGGTGTAAGCGAATATCCTGTCATTGTCTGGATGACGGAATTAGCCGGTGACGAGCAATATCTGAAGCAGTATGCGATGTACACACCGTACTGA
- a CDS encoding AAA family ATPase yields MTTKLPLFIITGASGVGKTTVMHELREQLPEFVLFSTDDDNFGTTGKKLEYQDRYNVLLHCARAVALSGRGTVICGTMMPWDAKKCDVYDAFSEVHFINLHCDDSTRNARLRGREDRAIWTEDMLRQHEEFAQWLLDHADTEYDPPMPTYDSTSTPPPALAEQIKVYIGSKWKGM; encoded by the coding sequence ATGACTACCAAGTTGCCATTATTCATTATCACCGGAGCAAGCGGAGTAGGTAAAACCACGGTCATGCACGAGTTGAGGGAGCAGTTGCCGGAATTTGTGCTGTTCAGTACAGATGACGATAATTTCGGGACGACAGGGAAGAAGCTGGAGTATCAGGACCGGTATAATGTGCTGCTGCATTGCGCGCGTGCGGTTGCGTTATCCGGGAGAGGAACGGTTATTTGCGGGACGATGATGCCTTGGGACGCCAAAAAATGTGATGTTTATGATGCGTTTAGTGAAGTACACTTTATTAACCTGCATTGTGACGATTCCACCCGAAATGCCCGCCTGCGGGGCCGGGAGGATAGAGCGATCTGGACCGAGGATATGCTCAGGCAGCACGAGGAATTCGCGCAGTGGCTGCTGGACCATGCCGATACGGAGTATGATCCGCCTATGCCTACTTATGACTCCACTTCTACACCTCCGCCAGCGCTGGCAGAACAGATTAAGGTGTATATCGGGTCGAAATGGAAGGGTATGTAA